From the genome of Papaver somniferum cultivar HN1 chromosome 2, ASM357369v1, whole genome shotgun sequence, one region includes:
- the LOC113347850 gene encoding protein NUCLEAR FUSION DEFECTIVE 4-like isoform X1, whose amino-acid sequence MAGQSRKWMILVAAIWIQAFTGTNFDFSAYSSNLKSVLGISQVQLNYLATASDLGKIFGWSSGLALLYLPLWSVLILAAFMGFIGYGFQWLLLQNLISLPHFIVFLLCLLSGCSISWFNTVCFVLCNQNFPTSRALALSLTISYNGLSPAIYNLAADAISSPESSIYLILNALFPLITCFSALVPILRQHPLQTLPQDAVRRDSFLFIILNIIAVFTGMYLLLLNSVTAISSTARIIFGGALFFLVLPLCIPGIVYARSWALENIHASFRLQGSGFNLVDVDDLELHKELLIGREEYYYKNIVNGTMKNQLSVLGEEHSARDLLSRLDFWLYYVAYFCGGTIGLVYSNNLGQISQSLGFASKTTELLTLYSSCSFFGRLLSAAPDFLCVKLYFARTGWLAIALLPTPVAFFLLTVSSSERALEVGTALIGFSSGFIFAAAVSITSELFGPNSMGINHNILITNIPIGSLAYGLLAAIVYDSNVKSSGLSTNMEIVDGVSICMGRQCYLQTFLWWGVISLFGLLSSGILFVRTKPAYDRFEENRILTSDTVYLMM is encoded by the coding sequence ATGGCAGGACAATCCAGAAAATGGATGATATTAGTAGCGGCCATATGGATACAAGCATTTACAGGTACAAATTTTGATTTCTCAGCATATTCATCAAATTTGAAATCAGTATTAGGGATTTCACAAGTTCAATTGAATTATTTAGCAACAGCTTCAGATCTTGGTAAAATTTTTGGTTGGTCTTCTGGTTTAGCTCTTTTGTATTTGCCCCTTTGGTCTGTTCTTATCTTGGCTGCTTTTATGGGTTTCATTGGTTATGGTtttcaatggcttcttcttcagaatctcaTTTCTCTCCCTCATTTCATTGTATTTCTGCTATGCTTGTTGTCTGGATGCAGTATAAGTTGGTTCAATACAGTATGTTTTGTATTATGCAATCAAAATTTCCCCACAAGTAGAGCTTTGGCATTATCTCTTACCATTAGTTATAATGGACTTAGTCCAGCAATTTACAATCTTGCTGCCGATGCCATTTCCTCACCAGAATCTAGTATTTATCTAATTCTGAATGCTCTTTTTCCTCTCATCACATGTTTTTCTGCTCTAGTTCCAATCCTTCGTCAACATCCACTACAAACCTTGCCCCAAGACGCTGTTCGTCGAGATTCCTTCTTATTTATAATTCTTAATATCATCGCTGTTTTCACGGGTATGTACCTTCTGTTGCTTAATTCAGTTACCGCAATTTCTTCGACTGCGAGGATAATCTTTGGTGGTGCCCTTTTTTTCCTTGTTCTTCCCTTGTGCATCCCTGGAATTGTATATGCTCGTAGCTGGGCTCTGGAAAATATTCATGCGAGTTTTCGTTTGCAAGGTTCTGGTTTTAACCTTGTTGACGTTGATGATCTCGAGCTTCACAAAGAGTTACTTATCGGGCGAGAAGAGTACTATTACAAGAACATTGTGAATGGTACTATGAAGAATCAGTTGTCTGTTCTTGGAGAAGAACACTCTGCTAGAGATCTTCTTAGCAGACTGGATTTTTGGTTATACTATGTTGCTTACTTTTGTGGAGGTACAATCGGGTTAGTATACAGTAATAATCTAGGCCAAATATCACAGTCCCTTGGGTTTGCTTCGAAAACTACTGAGCTCCTTACGCTTTATTCGTCGTGCTCCTTCTTCGGACGGTTGCTCTCTGCTGCCCCTGACTTCTTGTGCGTGAAGCTGTATTTTGCAAGGACAGGGTGGTTGGCAATTGCGCTATTACCTACTCCAGTTGCATTCTTTTTGCTCACTGTATCCAGTAGTGAGAGGGCACTGGAAGTTGGTACAGCCctgattgggtttagctccggaTTCATTTTTGCAGCTGCAGTGTCAATTACTTCAGAGTTATTCGGACCCAACAGTATGGGTATCAACCATAATATATTGATCACAAACATCCCTATAGGTTCTCTTGCTTATGGATTACTTGCAGCAATAGTTTATGATAGTAATGTTAAATCATCGGGATTGTCGACTAACATGGAAATAGTTGATGGAGTGTCGATTTGTATGGGAAGACAATGTTACTTGCAGACATTCTTGTGGTGGGGTGTTATCTCCTTGTTTGGCTTATTATCCAGTGGCATTCTTTTCGTGCGCACAAAACCTGCTTATGATCGTTTCGAAGAGAACAGGATTCTGACATCTGATACTGTTTATTTAATGATGTGA
- the LOC113347851 gene encoding protein NUCLEAR FUSION DEFECTIVE 4-like encodes MYLLLLNSVITFSSTARIIFGGALFLLVLPLCIPGIVYARNWSLKNVIASFRLQGSGYNLVDVDDHELHKELLIGQDEYYKHSMIGTMKSKVTVKNRLLVLGEEHPARDLVSRMDFWLYYVAYFCGGTIGLVYSNNLGQISQSLGFASKTTELLTLYSSCSFFGRLLAAAPDFLREKLHFARTGWLAIALLPTPIAFFLLTASSSERALEVGTALIGLSSGFIFAAAASVTSELFGPNSMGVNHNILITNIPIGSLAYGLLAAVVYDSNVKSSGLTIMEVVDGVSICMGRQCYLQTFFWWGVISLFGLSSSSLLFLRTKPAYDRFEKNMILTTDSVYRNLLFP; translated from the coding sequence ATGTACCTTCTGTTGCTAAATTCAGTTATCACATTTTCTTCAACTGCGAGGATAATCTTTGGTGGTGCActttttttgcttgttcttcccTTGTGCATCCCGGGAATTGTATATGCTCGTAATTGGTCTCTGAAGAATGTTATTGCGAGTTTTCGTTTGCAAGGTTCTGGTTATAACCTTGTAGATGTTGATGATCACGAGCTTCATAAAGAGTTACTTATCGGGCAGGATGAGTATTACAAGCATTCCATGATTGGTACTATGAAAAGCAAGGTGACTGTGAAGAATCGGTTGTTGGTTCTTGGAGAAGAACACCCTGCCAGAGATCTTGTTAGCAGAATGGATTTTTGGTTATACTATGTTGCTTACTTTTGTGGAGGTACAATCGGGTTAGTGTACAGTAATAATCTGGGGCAAATTTCACAGTCCCTTGGGTTTGCTTCCAAAACTACTGAGCTCCTTACACTTTATTCTTCGTGCTCCTTCTTCGGCCGGTTGCTCGCTGCTGCCCCTGACTTCTTGCGCGAGAAGCTGCATTTCGCAAGGACAGGGTGGTTGGCAATTGCACTCTTACCTACTCCAATCGCATTCTTTTTGCTCACTGCATCCAGTAGTGAGAGGGCATTGGAAGTTGGTACAGCTTTGATTGGGTTGAGCTCCGGGTTTATTTTTGCAGCTGCAGCTTCTGTTACTTCGGAGTTATTTGGACCCAACAGTATGGGTGTCAACCATAATATACTGATCACTAACATTCCTATTGGTTCTCTTGCTTATGGATTACTTGCAGCAGTGGTTTATGACAGTAATGTTAAATCATCGGGATTGACTATCATGGAAGTAGTTGACGGAGTATCGATTTGTATGGGAAGACAATGTTACTTGCAGACATTCTTCTGGTGGGGTGTTATCTCATTGTTTGGCTTGTCATCCAGTAGCCTTCTTTTCTTGCGCACAAAACCTGCTTATGATCGCTTCGAAAAGAATATGATTCTGACAACTGATAGTGTTTATCGAAACCTTCTTTTCCCATAA
- the LOC113347850 gene encoding protein NUCLEAR FUSION DEFECTIVE 4-like isoform X2 has product MAGQSRKWMILVAAIWIQAFTVPILRQHPLQTLPQDAVRRDSFLFIILNIIAVFTGMYLLLLNSVTAISSTARIIFGGALFFLVLPLCIPGIVYARSWALENIHASFRLQGSGFNLVDVDDLELHKELLIGREEYYYKNIVNGTMKNQLSVLGEEHSARDLLSRLDFWLYYVAYFCGGTIGLVYSNNLGQISQSLGFASKTTELLTLYSSCSFFGRLLSAAPDFLCVKLYFARTGWLAIALLPTPVAFFLLTVSSSERALEVGTALIGFSSGFIFAAAVSITSELFGPNSMGINHNILITNIPIGSLAYGLLAAIVYDSNVKSSGLSTNMEIVDGVSICMGRQCYLQTFLWWGVISLFGLLSSGILFVRTKPAYDRFEENRILTSDTVYLMM; this is encoded by the exons ATGGCAGGACAATCCAGAAAATGGATGATATTAGTAGCGGCCATATGGATACAAGCATTTACAG TTCCAATCCTTCGTCAACATCCACTACAAACCTTGCCCCAAGACGCTGTTCGTCGAGATTCCTTCTTATTTATAATTCTTAATATCATCGCTGTTTTCACGGGTATGTACCTTCTGTTGCTTAATTCAGTTACCGCAATTTCTTCGACTGCGAGGATAATCTTTGGTGGTGCCCTTTTTTTCCTTGTTCTTCCCTTGTGCATCCCTGGAATTGTATATGCTCGTAGCTGGGCTCTGGAAAATATTCATGCGAGTTTTCGTTTGCAAGGTTCTGGTTTTAACCTTGTTGACGTTGATGATCTCGAGCTTCACAAAGAGTTACTTATCGGGCGAGAAGAGTACTATTACAAGAACATTGTGAATGGTACTATGAAGAATCAGTTGTCTGTTCTTGGAGAAGAACACTCTGCTAGAGATCTTCTTAGCAGACTGGATTTTTGGTTATACTATGTTGCTTACTTTTGTGGAGGTACAATCGGGTTAGTATACAGTAATAATCTAGGCCAAATATCACAGTCCCTTGGGTTTGCTTCGAAAACTACTGAGCTCCTTACGCTTTATTCGTCGTGCTCCTTCTTCGGACGGTTGCTCTCTGCTGCCCCTGACTTCTTGTGCGTGAAGCTGTATTTTGCAAGGACAGGGTGGTTGGCAATTGCGCTATTACCTACTCCAGTTGCATTCTTTTTGCTCACTGTATCCAGTAGTGAGAGGGCACTGGAAGTTGGTACAGCCctgattgggtttagctccggaTTCATTTTTGCAGCTGCAGTGTCAATTACTTCAGAGTTATTCGGACCCAACAGTATGGGTATCAACCATAATATATTGATCACAAACATCCCTATAGGTTCTCTTGCTTATGGATTACTTGCAGCAATAGTTTATGATAGTAATGTTAAATCATCGGGATTGTCGACTAACATGGAAATAGTTGATGGAGTGTCGATTTGTATGGGAAGACAATGTTACTTGCAGACATTCTTGTGGTGGGGTGTTATCTCCTTGTTTGGCTTATTATCCAGTGGCATTCTTTTCGTGCGCACAAAACCTGCTTATGATCGTTTCGAAGAGAACAGGATTCTGACATCTGATACTGTTTATTTAATGATGTGA